Proteins found in one Herbiconiux sp. A18JL235 genomic segment:
- a CDS encoding DinB family protein, with amino-acid sequence MERTDHPEAWDERSTLLTMLQYTRDTGIEKATGLTDAQAAATPLPTSPLMSVGAVLNHMRWVEHSWIEARFVGGPDLGPWTDESPDQEFIDGSTLPLQTVIDGYRAQAEATDRIIARLQLDDLSQTPFRSGERPTLRWVILHLIEENARHNGHIDILREIADGTTGD; translated from the coding sequence ATGGAACGTACCGATCATCCGGAGGCGTGGGACGAACGATCGACTCTGCTCACGATGCTGCAGTACACGCGCGACACGGGCATCGAGAAGGCCACGGGCCTCACGGATGCGCAGGCCGCCGCCACCCCACTCCCCACGTCGCCGCTGATGAGCGTCGGGGCGGTGCTCAACCACATGCGCTGGGTGGAGCATTCGTGGATCGAGGCCCGCTTCGTCGGCGGGCCCGACCTCGGGCCCTGGACCGACGAGTCGCCCGACCAGGAGTTCATCGACGGGTCGACCCTGCCGCTGCAGACCGTGATCGACGGCTACCGCGCCCAGGCCGAAGCGACCGACAGGATCATCGCGCGGCTGCAGCTCGACGACCTCTCGCAGACGCCGTTCCGGTCGGGTGAGCGCCCGACGCTGCGCTGGGTCATCCTGCACCTCATCGAGGAGAACGCTCGGCACAACGGGCACATCGACATCCTCCGCGAGATCGCCGACGGCACCACCGGCGATTGA
- a CDS encoding alpha/beta hydrolase fold domain-containing protein yields the protein MVSPAMSFYPAVRYGRAENPVELDILVPQRQPGSALPVAVFFHGGGWHEGDRGAGMHPWLNPLLASRGYVTASVTYRLSGVAPWPAQYDDARAALTWVQSNIADVGGDPSRIGVWGFSAGAHLAAHLAFREPGIVKAASLAACPADLRGVSIDEPHEVTWLMGPSPNPDAIAGVSPITWVTTDAPPTLIVHGTDDHIVEFDQALALRDALTAAGGRVELHAIPDGSHEWADKPPLDPTDPHATFGGVTADFFDRVL from the coding sequence ATGGTTTCGCCGGCGATGTCCTTCTACCCAGCTGTGCGCTACGGTCGAGCCGAGAATCCGGTCGAACTCGACATCCTCGTTCCCCAGCGGCAGCCGGGAAGCGCGCTCCCCGTGGCGGTGTTCTTCCACGGCGGAGGCTGGCACGAGGGAGACCGGGGCGCAGGAATGCACCCGTGGCTGAACCCCCTCCTTGCGTCGCGCGGATACGTGACCGCCTCCGTCACCTACCGGCTGAGCGGCGTCGCGCCATGGCCCGCGCAATACGACGACGCTCGTGCGGCGCTGACGTGGGTGCAGAGCAACATCGCCGATGTGGGCGGTGACCCCTCGCGGATCGGGGTCTGGGGTTTCTCGGCAGGAGCCCACCTCGCGGCACATCTGGCGTTCCGCGAGCCCGGCATCGTCAAGGCTGCGTCTCTGGCGGCTTGCCCGGCCGATCTGCGGGGTGTCAGCATCGACGAACCCCACGAGGTGACCTGGCTGATGGGGCCGTCGCCGAACCCCGACGCGATCGCAGGCGTCAGCCCCATCACATGGGTGACTACGGATGCGCCACCCACCTTGATCGTGCACGGAACCGACGATCACATCGTCGAGTTCGATCAGGCACTCGCGCTCCGAGACGCCTTGACGGCTGCGGGCGGACGCGTCGAGCTGCACGCGATCCCTGACGGAAGCCACGAGTGGGCGGACAAGCCGCCCCTCGACCCCACCGACCCTCATGCGACCTTCGGGGGCGTCACGGCCGACTTCTTCGATCGCGTGCTCTGA
- a CDS encoding GNAT family N-acetyltransferase, translating into MTTRIRPWADDDFALLRRANEPGMTEYLGGPESEEKVRERHEKYLRFVRLDTAGIFAIELDGVAVGGVNWWQSEWNGEDTLETGWFVVPEAQGRGVAAAGVALALDDARQRSERRRILAFPATANLPSNRLCARLGFERIGESELPYRDTVLQMAVWSLNLDAPGSAPTL; encoded by the coding sequence GTGACGACGCGCATCCGGCCCTGGGCCGACGACGACTTCGCGTTGTTGAGGCGGGCGAACGAGCCGGGGATGACCGAGTATCTCGGCGGGCCCGAGTCGGAGGAGAAGGTGCGCGAGCGGCACGAGAAGTACCTCCGCTTCGTGCGGCTCGACACCGCCGGCATCTTCGCGATCGAGCTCGACGGGGTCGCGGTCGGCGGCGTCAACTGGTGGCAGTCGGAGTGGAACGGCGAAGACACCCTCGAGACGGGCTGGTTCGTCGTTCCCGAGGCGCAGGGGCGCGGTGTCGCCGCCGCCGGGGTCGCTCTCGCGCTCGACGACGCGCGGCAGCGGTCGGAGCGCCGCCGCATCCTCGCCTTCCCCGCGACCGCGAACCTGCCGTCCAACCGCCTCTGCGCGCGCCTCGGCTTCGAGCGCATCGGAGAGAGCGAGCTGCCCTACCGCGACACCGTGCTGCAGATGGCCGTCTGGTCGCTGAACCTGGACGCACCGGGATCCGCGCCGACTTTGTGA